Proteins from one Candidatus Hydrogenedentota bacterium genomic window:
- a CDS encoding type II toxin-antitoxin system VapC family toxin gives MILLDTNVLVYADDRHSTFFNWSRQIIADASSVESAVTNPIVIAELCVGETDPAPIPARIEAWGVILIDLPVAASLLCANAYRLYRQRRLADSGRPAPDVPLPDFFIGAHAAIMGWELATADPGRFKTYFPEVTLLLPEQTGT, from the coding sequence GTGATTCTGCTGGATACCAACGTATTGGTCTACGCGGACGATCGCCATTCAACCTTCTTCAACTGGTCGAGACAGATCATTGCCGACGCATCATCAGTTGAGTCCGCTGTGACCAATCCTATCGTGATCGCCGAGCTTTGTGTTGGAGAAACGGACCCTGCCCCTATCCCCGCGCGTATTGAGGCGTGGGGTGTGATTCTCATCGATCTTCCGGTCGCCGCGTCGCTGTTGTGCGCGAACGCGTACAGGCTTTACCGTCAACGAAGACTGGCGGACTCCGGCAGGCCGGCCCCCGATGTGCCCCTTCCAGATTTTTTCATCGGAGCGCATGCCGCCATCATGGGGTGGGAATTGGCCACGGCTGATCCCGGGCGTTTCAAGACGTACTTCCCCGAAGTAACGCTTCTGCTGCCAGAGCAAACGGGCACGTAA